One region of Terriglobales bacterium genomic DNA includes:
- the galT gene encoding galactose-1-phosphate uridylyltransferase, whose protein sequence is MPELRKDPIVGRWVIISTDRAKRPTDFARDQVKMKGGFCPFDPGNESKTPPEVLAYRTVANGGPPPERDTPGWRVRVVPNKFPALGIEGNLGRQAEGMFDRMNGIGAHEVIIETPDHNETLASLPEKRIEDVLWAFRDRILDLKQDKRFKYILIFKNHGEAAGASLEHSHCQLIALPILPKQVVEELEGAKEYFKYKERCIFCDIIRQEMDSSVRVVAENQAFVTLAPYAPRFPFETWILPKRHESAFENSASHIYENLAQALKTVLTKMDRVLENPAYNLVIHTSPVGETTNDYYHWHIEIMPKLTKMAGFEWGTGFYINPTPPEEAAKFLREASVEVAQPVGV, encoded by the coding sequence TTGCCCGAACTCCGTAAGGATCCGATTGTCGGCCGCTGGGTGATCATTTCCACGGACCGCGCCAAACGCCCCACCGATTTCGCCCGCGATCAGGTCAAAATGAAAGGCGGCTTCTGCCCCTTCGATCCGGGCAACGAAAGCAAGACGCCGCCGGAGGTGCTCGCGTATCGCACCGTCGCCAACGGCGGGCCGCCGCCGGAGCGCGACACGCCCGGCTGGCGAGTGCGGGTGGTGCCCAACAAGTTTCCGGCGCTCGGCATCGAGGGCAACCTGGGCCGGCAGGCCGAGGGCATGTTCGACAGGATGAACGGCATCGGCGCGCACGAGGTCATCATCGAGACGCCCGACCACAACGAGACGCTTGCCTCACTTCCGGAAAAGCGCATCGAAGACGTGCTCTGGGCCTTCCGCGACCGCATCCTCGACCTGAAGCAGGACAAGCGCTTCAAGTACATCCTGATCTTCAAGAACCACGGCGAAGCGGCGGGCGCGTCGCTGGAACACTCGCACTGCCAGCTGATTGCGCTGCCGATTCTTCCCAAGCAGGTGGTGGAGGAACTGGAAGGCGCCAAGGAATACTTCAAATACAAAGAGCGCTGCATCTTCTGCGACATCATTCGACAGGAAATGGATTCCAGCGTGCGCGTGGTCGCCGAAAACCAGGCGTTCGTGACGCTGGCGCCTTACGCGCCCCGGTTCCCGTTCGAGACGTGGATTTTGCCCAAGCGCCATGAGTCGGCGTTCGAAAATTCGGCGTCGCACATCTACGAGAACCTGGCGCAAGCATTGAAGACCGTGCTCACCAAGATGGATCGGGTGCTGGAAAACCCCGCCTACAACCTGGTGATCCACACGTCACCGGTCGGGGAGACGACCAACGACTATTATCACTGGCACATCGAGATCATGCCCAAGCTCACCAAGATGGCCGGTTTCGAGTGGGGCACGGGCTTCTACATCAATCCCACACCGCCGGAGGAAGCCGCGAAGTTCCTGCGCGAGGCCAGCGTGGAGGTGGCGCAGCCGGTCGGAGTCTAG
- the nrfD gene encoding NrfD/PsrC family molybdoenzyme membrane anchor subunit yields MADERNHEHKDELMPEMELGSGGAAVIAPGQTFATVTDKISAIVLSKRTPVGWFLAVAAAAGLTTMLAFAIGYLLLRGVGIWGVNYPVGWGFAIVNFVWWIGIGHAGTLISAILLLLKQRWRNSINRFAEAMTLFAVVCAGLFPLLHMGRAWLAYWLFPYPNTMSIWPQFRSALVWDVFAVSTYGTVSLLFWFQGLIPDLATLRDRAVSKPARIIYGVLAMGWRGSARHWKRYDSAYRLLAGLATPLVISVHTVVSFDFAISVEPGWHTSIFPPYFVAGAIYSGFAMVLVLAIPIRKVYGLEDYITANHLENSAKVMLATGLMVAYGYMIETFIAWYSGDPYEIQMITNRMSGKYAPFYWALILCNVLVPQVLWIRRFRKSVPALFGMSVVVLIGMWLERFVIVVQSLSHDYLPSAWAQYYPTRWDWAVYIGTIGLFATGMLLFIRGLPMISIFEMRELLPEAEVKK; encoded by the coding sequence GTGGCCGACGAGCGCAACCACGAGCACAAAGACGAGCTGATGCCGGAGATGGAGCTTGGCTCCGGCGGCGCCGCCGTGATCGCGCCGGGGCAGACGTTCGCCACCGTCACCGACAAGATCAGCGCCATCGTCCTGTCGAAGCGGACGCCGGTCGGCTGGTTCCTTGCGGTGGCTGCCGCCGCAGGCCTCACCACCATGCTGGCGTTCGCCATCGGATACCTGCTGTTGCGCGGCGTCGGCATCTGGGGCGTGAACTATCCGGTCGGCTGGGGATTCGCCATCGTCAACTTCGTGTGGTGGATCGGCATTGGCCACGCCGGCACGCTGATCTCGGCAATTCTGCTGCTGCTCAAGCAGAGGTGGCGCAACTCCATTAACCGGTTCGCCGAAGCCATGACGCTGTTCGCCGTGGTCTGCGCCGGGCTGTTCCCGCTGCTGCACATGGGGCGCGCCTGGCTGGCGTACTGGCTGTTCCCGTATCCCAACACGATGAGCATCTGGCCGCAATTCCGGAGCGCGCTGGTGTGGGACGTGTTCGCGGTCTCGACGTACGGCACGGTTTCGCTGCTTTTCTGGTTCCAGGGACTGATTCCCGATCTGGCCACTCTGCGTGATCGTGCCGTGAGCAAGCCGGCGCGGATCATCTACGGCGTGCTCGCCATGGGCTGGCGCGGCTCGGCGCGCCACTGGAAGCGCTACGACTCGGCCTACCGGCTGCTTGCCGGGCTGGCCACGCCGCTGGTGATCTCGGTACACACCGTGGTGAGTTTCGACTTCGCGATTTCGGTCGAGCCGGGGTGGCACACCAGCATCTTCCCGCCGTACTTCGTGGCCGGCGCCATCTACTCCGGCTTCGCCATGGTGCTGGTGCTGGCCATCCCGATCCGCAAGGTGTACGGCCTCGAGGACTACATCACCGCCAATCACCTGGAGAACTCCGCCAAGGTCATGCTGGCCACCGGGCTGATGGTGGCGTACGGCTACATGATCGAAACGTTCATCGCTTGGTACAGCGGCGATCCGTACGAGATCCAGATGATCACCAACCGGATGAGCGGCAAATACGCGCCGTTCTACTGGGCGCTCATCCTGTGCAACGTGCTCGTGCCGCAAGTGCTCTGGATACGGCGGTTCCGCAAGAGCGTGCCCGCGCTGTTCGGCATGAGCGTTGTGGTGCTCATCGGCATGTGGCTGGAGCGCTTTGTCATCGTGGTGCAAAGCCTGTCGCACGACTATCTGCCATCGGCGTGGGCCCAGTACTACCCGACGCGCTGGGACTGGGCGGTGTACATCGGCACGATTGGTCTGTTCGCGACCGGCATGCTGCTGTTCATCCGCGGCTTGCCCATGATCTCGATCTTTGAAATGCGCGAGCTGCTGCCGGAAGCCGAGGTGAAGAAATGA
- a CDS encoding EamA family transporter, with protein sequence MSTESDMYSFWPMSSARSNSSGSPHPSATRVCIAFTMVYVLWGSTYLGIRVAVEHIAPLMVGASRFLASGLIMLAACALVGRSLRITRNEAVRLAVIGVLLLTGGNVMVAWSEQYVSSGLTALIVASVPLWVMVINSVMPGGDRLSPKGVAGLALGIAGMVVLLWPRITGAGGLARGELAGSAGLVFASASWALGSVLSRRWQLPVHAFVATAWEMTFAGAFNLLLALAFGQQHRTEVTMRGSLAIAYLVVFGSLLGLTAYVWLLEHVPTQKVATYAYVNPVVAVFLGWLVLNETVDRYVIAGTIVIVAAVALVTTARVKPAREAGPAMATRELTAETGAD encoded by the coding sequence ATGAGCACTGAGTCTGATATGTATTCCTTCTGGCCCATGAGCAGCGCCCGATCCAATTCGTCAGGCTCGCCGCACCCCTCGGCGACGCGCGTCTGCATCGCCTTCACGATGGTGTACGTGCTCTGGGGCTCGACGTATCTCGGGATCCGCGTTGCCGTCGAGCACATTGCGCCGCTCATGGTCGGCGCATCGCGCTTTCTTGCTTCAGGACTGATCATGCTGGCCGCATGCGCCCTGGTGGGGCGCTCGCTGCGGATCACGCGCAACGAAGCCGTGCGGCTCGCCGTCATCGGCGTGCTGCTGCTCACCGGCGGCAACGTGATGGTCGCGTGGTCGGAGCAGTACGTTTCCAGCGGACTCACGGCACTGATCGTTGCGTCCGTGCCGCTGTGGGTGATGGTGATCAATTCAGTCATGCCAGGCGGCGACCGATTGTCGCCGAAAGGCGTCGCCGGGCTGGCGCTCGGCATCGCGGGAATGGTGGTCTTGCTGTGGCCGCGGATCACCGGCGCCGGAGGGCTCGCGCGCGGCGAGCTCGCCGGTTCCGCCGGACTTGTGTTCGCGTCGGCGAGCTGGGCGCTGGGCTCCGTCCTCTCGCGGCGCTGGCAGCTGCCCGTGCATGCTTTCGTCGCCACCGCCTGGGAAATGACCTTCGCCGGCGCCTTCAACCTGCTGCTCGCGCTGGCCTTCGGCCAGCAGCATCGCACCGAGGTGACGATGCGCGGCTCCTTGGCCATCGCCTATCTGGTCGTTTTCGGCTCGCTGCTCGGGCTCACAGCCTACGTTTGGCTGCTGGAGCACGTGCCCACGCAAAAGGTTGCCACCTACGCGTACGTCAATCCGGTCGTCGCCGTATTCCTCGGCTGGCTCGTCCTGAATGAAACGGTTGACCGTTACGTGATAGCGGGCACGATCGTGATCGTGGCGGCGGTGGCGTTGGTCACCACAGCACGCGTGAAGCCCGCGCGCGAAGCGGGACCGGCGATGGCAACCAGAGAACTGACGGCGGAAACCGGCGCGGACTAA
- a CDS encoding cytochrome c3 family protein — protein MPQIFHRSTTSISRFTIFGAVFVLLAFGYMGEAIQRSPYVTYMGVAQSQPVPFSHQHHVGGLGLDCRYCHTSVEVSGFAGIPPTKTCMNCHSQIWTNAPVLEPVRNSFRTGQSLQWTRVHDLPDFVYFDHSIHIDKGIGCSSCHGRVDQMPLTFAASSLQMEWCLDCHRSPEKNLRPRSEVFNMAYEQPKDQMALGNKLKHDYHLRSVQDITSCNTCHR, from the coding sequence ATGCCGCAAATTTTCCACCGCAGCACGACGTCCATATCGCGCTTCACCATTTTTGGCGCGGTGTTCGTTCTGCTGGCCTTCGGCTACATGGGCGAAGCGATCCAGCGCTCGCCTTACGTTACCTACATGGGCGTGGCGCAGTCGCAGCCGGTGCCGTTCAGCCACCAGCACCACGTCGGCGGGCTTGGGCTCGACTGCCGCTACTGTCACACGTCGGTCGAAGTTTCCGGGTTCGCGGGCATCCCGCCCACCAAGACGTGCATGAACTGCCACTCGCAAATCTGGACCAACGCGCCCGTCCTCGAACCGGTGCGCAACAGCTTCCGCACCGGGCAATCGCTGCAATGGACACGCGTCCACGATCTGCCGGACTTCGTTTACTTCGACCACAGCATTCACATCGACAAGGGCATTGGCTGCTCCAGTTGCCACGGCCGGGTGGACCAGATGCCGCTCACGTTCGCCGCCAGCTCCTTGCAGATGGAGTGGTGCCTCGATTGCCATCGCAGCCCGGAGAAAAACCTGCGGCCGCGGTCGGAGGTGTTCAACATGGCCTACGAGCAGCCCAAGGACCAGATGGCGCTGGGCAACAAACTGAAACACGACTATCACCTGCGCAGCGTGCAGGACATCACCAGTTGCAACACGTGCCATCGGTAG
- a CDS encoding TAT-variant-translocated molybdopterin oxidoreductase, with the protein MNESDQDRNREPAAELRAAKGPRYWRTLEELAQTPDFVRAVEAQFPGGEAELMDAVNRRDFLKLASVTLALAGLTACTKQPLEPIVPYVQQPEGIVLGKPNFYATAMPLGGIGRPMLVKSHEGRPTKIEGNPQHPASLGGSDVFSQASLYDLYDPDRSQTIQHLGDVRTWGNFIGAVRGPVTAQLGLKGAGIRILTQTVTSPTLAWQIRGLLKTYPAARWHQWEPVNRDNVKLGAQMAYGRIVETHYRIDQADVVISLDADFLNSTCPGFQTYARQFASRRDPESGKPMLRFYAVESTPTNTGAKADHVVRRRASEVVQFAHALLAAAGIGGEAGISGAGMGGTGVQMGRDLAAHPGSSLVIAGDCAPPEVHALAHELNARLGNVGKTVFYTEPIEPDPQIHTQSLAALMEDIVAKRVDVLLILGGNPVFDAPADAGFAQNISSVPLRIHVGTHFNETAEYCHWHINQAHYLESWSDVRAHDGTASIIQPLIAPLYGGKTAHEVLAAFTANPDQSSYEIVRAYWEQRFGGTKPSSQAGASAGNPAFEKFWRRALHDGFVADTALKPITVSLKAKAGEGARAPSASQGEFEIVFRPDPTLYDGRFGNNAWLQELPKPISSVTWDNPVWMNANDAKRLGVTTRDVVEISVGGSRVQLPVYVQPGQPEGAVTVFLGGGHTRLGHTANGAGVNVYPLRANATPWTASGKIERVAGAAKIPIATIQPDQFMANKELVRVATLEEFHHNPKFAREEAPGPPPGLTLYPEVKYDGYKWGMSIDLNKCVGCNSCVVACQAENNIPVVGKKQVLFRRPMHWLRVDTYYEGSADNPRIFFQPLPCMQCENAPCEYVCPVHATVHSTEGLNDMVYNRCVGTRYCANNCPYKVRRFNFLLYQDWTTPQFKMMRNPDVTVRSRGVMEKCTYCVQRITRARIEAEEADRRIVESDFTTACAQACPADAIVFGDINDKASRVGKRKQGPREYGLLTELNTRPRTTYTAGVRNPNPELEGERS; encoded by the coding sequence ATGAACGAGAGTGACCAGGACCGGAATCGAGAGCCAGCGGCCGAGCTTCGCGCCGCGAAAGGCCCGCGCTACTGGCGCACGCTGGAAGAGCTGGCGCAGACGCCGGACTTCGTGCGCGCGGTTGAGGCGCAATTTCCCGGCGGCGAGGCTGAATTGATGGACGCGGTCAATCGCCGCGACTTCCTCAAGCTCGCCAGCGTCACGCTCGCGCTCGCCGGGCTGACGGCGTGCACCAAGCAGCCGCTCGAGCCGATCGTCCCCTACGTGCAGCAGCCGGAAGGGATTGTTCTGGGCAAGCCGAACTTCTACGCCACGGCAATGCCGCTCGGCGGCATCGGCCGCCCGATGCTGGTGAAGAGCCACGAAGGCCGGCCCACGAAGATCGAGGGCAATCCGCAGCATCCGGCGAGCCTGGGCGGAAGCGATGTGTTCTCCCAGGCTTCGCTCTACGATCTCTACGATCCTGACCGCTCGCAAACCATTCAGCACCTGGGCGACGTGCGCACCTGGGGCAACTTCATTGGCGCGGTGCGCGGGCCGGTTACGGCGCAGCTTGGGCTCAAGGGCGCGGGGATCCGCATTCTGACGCAGACGGTGACCTCGCCGACGCTGGCGTGGCAGATTCGCGGGCTGCTCAAGACATATCCGGCGGCGCGCTGGCACCAGTGGGAGCCGGTCAACCGCGACAACGTGAAGCTCGGCGCGCAGATGGCCTACGGCCGCATCGTCGAGACGCACTACCGCATTGACCAGGCTGACGTCGTCATCTCGCTCGACGCGGATTTTCTCAACAGCACGTGTCCCGGTTTCCAGACGTACGCGCGCCAGTTTGCCTCGCGGCGCGACCCGGAGAGCGGCAAGCCGATGCTGCGGTTTTATGCGGTGGAGAGCACGCCGACGAATACGGGGGCGAAGGCGGACCATGTGGTGCGCCGCCGCGCGTCGGAGGTAGTCCAATTCGCTCACGCTTTGCTGGCGGCGGCTGGAATCGGCGGAGAAGCGGGTATTTCAGGCGCCGGAATGGGCGGCACCGGCGTGCAAATGGGACGGGACCTGGCGGCGCATCCGGGCTCGTCGCTGGTTATCGCCGGCGACTGCGCTCCGCCGGAGGTCCACGCGCTCGCTCACGAACTCAACGCAAGACTCGGCAACGTCGGCAAGACGGTCTTCTACACCGAGCCGATCGAGCCCGATCCGCAGATTCACACGCAGTCGCTTGCCGCGCTGATGGAAGACATTGTCGCCAAGCGCGTGGACGTGTTGCTCATCCTGGGCGGCAATCCGGTCTTCGATGCACCCGCTGATGCGGGCTTCGCGCAGAACATATCGAGCGTCCCATTGCGCATTCACGTGGGCACGCACTTCAACGAAACGGCCGAGTATTGCCATTGGCACATCAACCAGGCGCACTATCTGGAGTCGTGGAGCGACGTGCGCGCGCATGATGGCACTGCGAGCATTATTCAGCCGCTGATCGCGCCCTTGTATGGCGGAAAAACGGCGCACGAGGTGCTGGCTGCGTTTACGGCGAATCCTGATCAGTCGAGCTACGAGATTGTCCGTGCTTACTGGGAGCAGCGGTTCGGCGGCACGAAGCCGTCGTCGCAGGCCGGTGCTTCCGCGGGCAATCCGGCGTTCGAGAAGTTCTGGCGGCGCGCCCTGCACGACGGCTTCGTGGCCGACACCGCGCTGAAACCTATCACTGTTTCCCTAAAGGCGAAGGCGGGCGAGGGCGCCCGCGCTCCATCCGCATCTCAGGGCGAATTCGAGATCGTCTTCCGTCCCGATCCCACGCTCTACGACGGGCGCTTCGGCAACAATGCGTGGCTCCAGGAGCTGCCGAAACCGATCTCCAGCGTCACCTGGGACAATCCGGTGTGGATGAACGCGAACGACGCCAAGCGGCTGGGCGTCACCACGCGCGACGTGGTCGAAATCTCGGTTGGCGGCAGCAGAGTGCAGCTTCCCGTTTACGTGCAGCCGGGCCAGCCTGAGGGCGCGGTCACGGTCTTCCTTGGCGGGGGACACACGCGGCTGGGCCACACCGCGAACGGGGCCGGCGTGAACGTTTATCCGCTGCGCGCGAACGCTACGCCGTGGACCGCGTCCGGCAAAATCGAGCGCGTGGCCGGCGCAGCCAAGATTCCCATCGCCACCATCCAGCCCGACCAGTTCATGGCGAACAAAGAGCTGGTCCGCGTGGCCACGCTGGAAGAGTTTCATCACAATCCGAAGTTCGCCCGTGAAGAAGCGCCCGGCCCGCCGCCGGGGCTCACGCTGTATCCCGAGGTCAAGTACGACGGCTACAAGTGGGGCATGTCGATTGACCTGAACAAGTGCGTGGGCTGCAACTCGTGTGTGGTGGCCTGCCAGGCGGAAAACAACATTCCGGTCGTGGGCAAGAAGCAGGTCCTGTTCCGCCGGCCCATGCACTGGCTGCGCGTGGACACCTACTACGAGGGCAGCGCCGACAATCCGCGCATCTTCTTTCAGCCGCTGCCGTGCATGCAGTGCGAGAACGCGCCCTGCGAGTACGTTTGCCCGGTGCACGCCACCGTGCACAGCACCGAGGGCCTGAACGACATGGTGTACAACCGCTGCGTCGGCACGCGCTACTGCGCCAACAACTGCCCGTACAAGGTGCGCCGCTTCAACTTCCTGCTCTACCAGGACTGGACCACGCCGCAGTTCAAGATGATGCGCAATCCCGATGTGACCGTGCGCAGCCGCGGCGTGATGGAGAAGTGCACCTATTGCGTGCAACGCATCACACGCGCGCGCATCGAGGCGGAAGAAGCCGATCGCCGCATCGTCGAGAGTGACTTCACCACCGCCTGCGCGCAGGCGTGTCCGGCCGACGCGATCGTTTTCGGGGACATCAACGACAAAGCCAGCAGGGTCGGCAAGCGCAAACAAGGTCCGCGCGAGTACGGCCTGCTGACCGAACTGAACACGCGGCCGCGCACCACGTACACCGCGGGCGTACGCAATCCGAATCCCGAACTGGAAGGCGAGCGAAGCTAG
- a CDS encoding YraN family protein encodes MPRRLTRAAIGVFDTLARWRRPQSAATKDPAAAAKAATGRRGEEATYFYLREQGYVIVARNYRSPRRSGEVDLIGWDGDMLCFIEVKTRSTRDVKPAEAAVDRAKKEELIGMAREFLRRQPPRTAYRFDVVSVYYDSGSRVPQITLFKGAFRIG; translated from the coding sequence ATGCCTCGACGCCTGACCCGAGCTGCCATTGGCGTGTTCGACACGCTAGCGCGCTGGCGCCGCCCTCAGTCAGCTGCAACGAAGGACCCGGCCGCGGCCGCCAAGGCTGCCACCGGGCGCCGCGGCGAAGAGGCCACGTACTTCTACCTTCGCGAGCAGGGGTACGTCATCGTGGCCCGCAACTACCGCTCGCCACGCCGCTCCGGCGAAGTGGACTTGATCGGCTGGGACGGCGACATGCTCTGCTTCATCGAGGTGAAGACTCGCTCCACGCGTGACGTGAAGCCGGCCGAAGCCGCCGTTGACCGCGCCAAGAAGGAGGAACTGATCGGCATGGCGCGCGAATTTCTGCGACGGCAGCCGCCGCGCACGGCGTATCGCTTTGACGTGGTGAGCGTGTACTACGATTCCGGATCCAGAGTTCCGCAAATCACCTTATTCAAAGGCGCCTTTCGGATAGGTTAA
- a CDS encoding metallophosphoesterase has product MTSQARSFALVTLLLAAVSAYAGEADIVLKPASTARFVIYGDIRFTNPENTSPSDPQRRKMLVNHIAGERPAFVAITGDLVLNGSSTADWSVFDAEIAPLKSAVPIFPVLGNHDLRGNLQSALKNYFQRFPALRNRRWYSMQFGSAWFFMLDSSADQVDGDEWKWLRSNLASLPADAKYVFFLMHHPPITRSSDRMFGGGHSARPQEQKLMDLIEGAQTSSRAHFLVFSGHVHNYERYEHGGVEYIVSGGGGATPYMVDRQPGDHYADPGPTYHYCRLTITPEGLKVEMVKMEPQRRAAGWSVRDSFELSAGASTRAQPAGR; this is encoded by the coding sequence ATGACATCTCAGGCGAGATCGTTTGCCCTTGTAACGCTCCTCCTCGCCGCCGTTTCCGCATATGCCGGCGAGGCCGACATCGTACTGAAGCCGGCGTCCACCGCCAGGTTCGTGATTTATGGCGACATCCGCTTCACCAATCCCGAGAACACTTCCCCGAGCGACCCGCAGCGGCGCAAGATGCTGGTGAATCACATTGCCGGCGAGCGGCCCGCGTTCGTGGCCATCACCGGCGACCTGGTGCTCAACGGCTCGAGCACCGCCGACTGGAGCGTCTTCGACGCCGAAATTGCGCCGCTGAAGTCGGCGGTGCCGATTTTCCCGGTGCTCGGCAATCACGATCTGCGCGGCAATCTCCAGAGCGCCCTCAAAAATTACTTCCAGCGTTTTCCGGCTTTGCGCAATCGCCGCTGGTACAGCATGCAGTTCGGCAGTGCGTGGTTCTTCATGCTCGACAGTTCCGCCGACCAGGTCGATGGCGACGAGTGGAAATGGCTCCGGTCGAACCTGGCAAGCCTTCCGGCAGACGCGAAATACGTGTTCTTCCTGATGCACCATCCGCCGATCACCCGCTCGTCGGACCGCATGTTCGGCGGAGGGCACTCGGCGCGCCCGCAGGAACAAAAGCTGATGGACCTGATTGAAGGCGCGCAGACGAGTTCGCGCGCACACTTCCTGGTGTTTTCCGGGCACGTGCACAACTACGAGCGCTACGAGCACGGTGGCGTGGAGTACATCGTCTCGGGCGGAGGAGGCGCCACGCCCTACATGGTGGACCGCCAGCCCGGCGATCACTACGCCGATCCCGGTCCCACGTACCATTACTGCCGCCTCACCATCACGCCGGAAGGGCTGAAAGTGGAAATGGTGAAGATGGAGCCGCAGCGTCGCGCCGCCGGCTGGTCGGTGCGCGACTCGTTTGAGCTGAGCGCCGGCGCGAGCACACGCGCACAGCCGGCCGGCCGATGA
- a CDS encoding acetyl ornithine aminotransferase family protein: MATKLNTMPPATAPSIRTPLPGPNARRILDGDTKYISPSYTRSYPLVVKRGRGVVVEDVDGNQFLDFSAGIAVVSTGHCHPDVVAAIQKQAGELIHMSGTDFYYENMVTLAERLSAIAPMPGPHKVYYGNSGTEAIEAAFKLARYHTKRQQVIAFYGAFHGRTMGSLSLTASKPQQRRRFAPLVPGVTHVPYPDVYRRPAGSDATQYAVDCARFIEEKLFKTSLPPEEVAAIFVEPIQGEGGYLPAPPQFLRDLRRICTENGILLVADEVQSGAGRTGKWWAIQHAGVEPDIVTIAKGIASGMPLGVTLTRADIMDWVPGSHASTFGGNPVCIAAALATLDVLEREGKDNARAVGEHIMRRLRQWPAKHPMVGDVRGLGLMIGVEIVKDQQTKTRAGDERDKIVDLAFERGALFLGAGPNTIRIAPPLVVTAEQADIALDILEECIGIVEKVAGGGG, translated from the coding sequence ATGGCAACCAAGCTGAACACCATGCCGCCGGCCACGGCGCCCAGCATTCGCACGCCGCTGCCCGGACCGAACGCCCGCCGCATTCTTGACGGCGACACGAAATACATTTCGCCTTCATATACGCGCTCGTATCCATTGGTGGTGAAGCGCGGCCGCGGCGTGGTGGTGGAAGACGTGGACGGCAACCAGTTCCTCGATTTTTCCGCGGGCATTGCCGTCGTCTCGACCGGACATTGCCATCCTGACGTGGTCGCCGCCATCCAGAAGCAGGCGGGTGAACTGATCCACATGTCGGGCACCGACTTCTACTACGAGAACATGGTCACGCTGGCCGAGCGCCTTTCGGCGATCGCGCCCATGCCCGGACCGCACAAGGTGTACTACGGGAACTCGGGCACGGAGGCGATCGAAGCCGCGTTCAAGCTGGCGCGCTATCACACGAAACGCCAGCAGGTGATCGCGTTCTACGGCGCGTTTCACGGACGGACGATGGGCTCACTCTCTTTGACCGCGTCGAAGCCGCAGCAGCGCCGCCGCTTCGCTCCGCTGGTGCCGGGCGTGACGCACGTTCCATATCCGGATGTGTATCGCCGGCCCGCAGGCAGCGATGCCACGCAGTACGCGGTGGATTGCGCACGCTTCATCGAAGAGAAACTGTTCAAGACGTCGCTGCCGCCGGAGGAAGTTGCCGCAATTTTCGTCGAGCCCATCCAGGGCGAAGGCGGATACCTGCCCGCGCCGCCGCAGTTTCTGCGGGACTTGCGCCGCATCTGCACCGAGAACGGCATTCTGCTCGTCGCCGACGAAGTGCAGTCCGGCGCGGGACGCACCGGCAAATGGTGGGCCATCCAGCACGCCGGCGTGGAGCCCGACATTGTGACCATCGCCAAGGGCATCGCCAGCGGCATGCCGCTCGGCGTGACGCTCACACGTGCCGACATCATGGACTGGGTGCCGGGATCGCACGCGTCCACTTTTGGCGGCAATCCGGTGTGCATCGCGGCGGCGCTGGCCACGCTCGATGTGCTGGAGCGCGAAGGCAAGGACAATGCGCGTGCAGTCGGCGAGCACATCATGCGGCGCCTGCGGCAGTGGCCGGCGAAGCATCCGATGGTTGGCGACGTGCGCGGCCTGGGGCTGATGATCGGCGTGGAGATCGTCAAAGACCAGCAGACGAAAACGCGCGCCGGCGACGAGCGCGACAAGATTGTCGATCTGGCGTTCGAGCGCGGCGCCCTCTTCCTCGGCGCCGGGCCAAACACGATCCGCATCGCGCCGCCGCTCGTCGTGACGGCTGAACAGGCCGATATCGCGCTCGACATTCTCGAGGAGTGCATCGGGATCGTCGAGAAGGTCGCCGGGGGTGGCGGGTAA